A stretch of the Pseudomonas helvetica genome encodes the following:
- a CDS encoding peroxiredoxin has protein sequence MAIRIGDEAPDFTAESTEGPIHFHQWIGDKWAILFSHPKDFTPVCTTELGYMAGLKPEFDKRNTKIVGLSVDPVSDHRAWLGDIEETQGHAVNYPMIGDENLVVAKLYDMIHPNASGGSRTAADNATVRSVFIVGPDKKVKAMLIYPMSAGRNFDEVLRLLDSLQLNAKHTVATPVNWRPGEDVIIPTSVSDEEAKKKYPQGFKTLKPYLRTVAQPK, from the coding sequence ATGGCAATTCGCATTGGCGATGAAGCACCGGACTTCACTGCCGAAAGTACTGAAGGCCCGATCCACTTCCACCAGTGGATTGGCGACAAGTGGGCGATCCTGTTCTCGCATCCGAAGGACTTCACGCCTGTCTGTACTACTGAACTCGGTTATATGGCCGGACTCAAGCCTGAGTTCGACAAGCGCAACACCAAGATAGTCGGGCTCAGCGTCGACCCGGTCAGTGACCACCGGGCCTGGCTCGGTGACATTGAAGAGACCCAGGGGCATGCGGTCAATTATCCGATGATCGGCGACGAAAACCTGGTCGTGGCGAAGCTCTACGACATGATTCACCCGAATGCCAGCGGCGGCTCACGCACTGCCGCGGACAACGCGACGGTGCGCTCCGTGTTCATCGTCGGCCCGGACAAGAAAGTCAAGGCGATGCTGATCTACCCAATGAGTGCCGGACGCAATTTCGATGAAGTGTTGCGCCTGCTCGACTCGCTGCAATTAAACGCCAAGCACACGGTCGCCACCCCGGTGAACTGGCGTCCGGGTGAGGACGTGATCATTCCCACGTCGGTGTCCGACGAAGAAGCCAAGAAGAAATACCCGCAGGGCTTCAAGACGTTGAAACCCTATTTGCGCACCGTGGCGCAACCGAAGTAA
- a CDS encoding GlxA family transcriptional regulator: MIERRQFSGGMKGKNLRYLNENPSESAQMTRAGFLLLEHFSLPAFTQALDTIVTANLLRPGLFASRTFGLNDGEVISDLGLVIRPDARFDSSAIQDLDLLVICGGYRTELKATDELISLLRAAAERGVSLAGLWNGAWFLGSAGLLDGYRCAIHPEHRPALAEISKATHVTSEAFVIDRDRLTASSPAGAFHMALDWIKGLHDKALVEGIEDILAFEESRYRRIKPAENVCVSAPLREVVKLMDANLEEPLELEQLAVYAGRSRRQLERLFKEQLGTTPQRYYMELRITEARRLLQHTELSQVDVLVACGFVSPSHFSKCYSSYFGYRPSKETRLVK, encoded by the coding sequence TTGATCGAACGACGCCAATTTAGCGGAGGCATGAAGGGGAAAAACCTTCGCTATCTGAATGAGAATCCCAGTGAGTCTGCTCAAATGACCCGGGCAGGATTTCTGCTGCTCGAGCATTTCTCGCTGCCCGCGTTCACCCAGGCGCTGGATACGATTGTTACCGCGAATCTGCTACGCCCCGGGTTGTTCGCTTCCCGAACGTTCGGCTTGAATGACGGGGAGGTCATCAGTGATCTCGGCCTGGTCATTCGTCCGGATGCGCGTTTCGATTCTTCAGCCATTCAAGACCTGGACCTGTTGGTCATTTGTGGCGGCTACCGGACAGAACTGAAGGCGACGGATGAGCTGATCAGCCTGTTGCGAGCAGCGGCAGAGCGTGGCGTGAGTCTGGCGGGGTTGTGGAATGGCGCCTGGTTCCTCGGCAGCGCTGGCTTGCTGGATGGATATCGATGCGCCATTCACCCGGAACATCGCCCCGCACTCGCGGAAATTTCCAAGGCGACGCATGTCACCAGCGAAGCTTTTGTCATTGATCGAGACCGGCTCACCGCTTCCAGTCCCGCGGGGGCATTCCATATGGCGCTGGACTGGATCAAGGGGCTACACGATAAAGCGCTGGTCGAGGGTATCGAGGACATTCTGGCTTTCGAGGAGTCTCGTTATCGGCGCATCAAACCAGCTGAAAATGTCTGTGTGAGCGCGCCATTGCGTGAGGTGGTCAAGCTGATGGATGCCAACCTCGAAGAGCCGCTGGAGCTGGAACAACTGGCGGTTTATGCCGGTCGTTCCCGTCGACAGCTCGAACGCTTGTTCAAGGAGCAACTGGGCACGACGCCGCAACGGTATTACATGGAACTGCGGATCACCGAGGCGCGGCGACTGCTGCAACACACCGAGCTGTCCCAGGTCGATGTGCTGGTGGCCTGCGGTTTTGTTTCACCGAGCCATTTCAGCAAATGCTATAGCTCGTACTTTGGATACAGACCCTCCAAGGAAACGCGACTGGTCAAATGA
- a CDS encoding Lrp/AsnC family transcriptional regulator, with protein sequence MEGLVKLDRIDISILVELQKDGRMTNVSLADAVGLSASPCLQRVKRLESAGYISSYKAHLNLAKITDSVTVFTEITLSDHKREDFAKFESNIRLVDEVLECHLISGGYDYLVRFMTRSIQHYQEVIESLLDKNIGISKYFSYIVIKSPVLKDGVPLRKLLRH encoded by the coding sequence ATGGAAGGTTTAGTGAAACTGGACCGGATCGACATCAGCATCTTGGTTGAGTTGCAAAAAGACGGGCGCATGACCAACGTCAGCCTGGCCGATGCCGTGGGGCTGTCAGCCAGCCCGTGCCTGCAACGGGTCAAGCGACTGGAGTCGGCCGGGTACATCTCGAGTTACAAGGCGCATTTGAACCTGGCCAAGATCACTGACTCGGTCACGGTGTTCACCGAGATCACCCTGAGCGATCACAAGCGCGAAGACTTCGCCAAGTTCGAGTCCAATATCCGCCTGGTGGATGAAGTGCTCGAATGCCATCTGATCAGCGGTGGCTACGATTATCTGGTGCGCTTCATGACCCGCAGCATCCAGCACTATCAGGAAGTGATCGAGAGCCTGCTGGACAAGAACATCGGCATCTCCAAGTACTTCAGTTACATCGTCATCAAGTCGCCCGTGCTCAAGGATGGCGTGCCGCTGCGCAAATTGCTGCGCCATTGA
- a CDS encoding 2-haloalkanoic acid dehalogenase has protein sequence MGLTDYRALLIDCDEVLVDRDSGVWTALQPLLDSLGGRPDKEQVLAEYGEVVRALYSRFGELGFSGLLCFAHRQLAERWGLRASWEEGMSFARSVASWSLFEDAPGAMLYLRKFYRLLVQGDRDAEDRGLLCERLGVMPDDFISLASDPLLDRDWLQANGLEAREILQVTRPSAGRQTASDVCLICRGRAKPATSCAADYCINSMADLVAQHQLSLRR, from the coding sequence ATGGGGCTGACTGATTATCGAGCGTTGCTCATCGATTGCGATGAAGTCCTGGTCGATCGCGATTCGGGAGTCTGGACGGCGCTGCAACCGCTGCTCGACAGCCTTGGCGGTCGTCCGGACAAGGAACAGGTATTGGCCGAGTACGGCGAGGTGGTGCGTGCGCTCTACTCGCGTTTCGGTGAGCTGGGCTTCAGTGGCTTGCTGTGTTTCGCCCATCGGCAGTTGGCCGAGCGCTGGGGGCTGCGAGCCAGTTGGGAGGAGGGCATGAGTTTTGCCCGTTCGGTGGCCAGTTGGTCGCTGTTCGAGGACGCGCCCGGCGCGATGTTGTACCTGCGCAAGTTCTATCGCTTGCTGGTGCAGGGCGATCGGGATGCCGAAGATCGAGGGCTGCTCTGTGAGCGTTTGGGGGTCATGCCCGACGACTTCATTTCACTGGCCAGCGATCCCTTGCTGGATCGGGACTGGTTACAGGCCAATGGGCTTGAGGCCCGGGAGATCCTGCAAGTGACCCGACCGTCTGCCGGTCGGCAGACGGCCAGCGATGTGTGCCTGATTTGTCGCGGGCGGGCAAAACCTGCAACGTCGTGTGCGGCGGATTACTGCATCAACAGCATGGCTGACCTGGTGGCTCAGCATCAGCTGTCTTTACGGCGCTGA
- the gabT gene encoding 4-aminobutyrate--2-oxoglutarate transaminase, protein MNSKVDETPHLLRQRDQFVPRGLVTAHPLVIDRAQGAELWDVDGKRYLDFVGGIGVLNIGHNHPKVVAAVQAQLQKVSHACFQVVAYKPYLDLAQRLCEMIGGNEAYKAAFFTSGAEAVENAVKIARAHTNRSAVIAFRGGFHGRTLLGTTLTGMSQPYKQNFGPFAPEVFHTPYPNAYRGVSSEMALKALDELLATQVAPERVAAIIIEPVQGDGGFLSAPVEFLQALRALTEKHGIVLILDEIQTGFGRTGKWFGFQHAGIQPDLVTVAKSLAGGLPLSGVVGKAGIMDAPLPGGLGGTYGGNALSCAAALAVIEAYEQEQLLARGDALGERLRQGLLRLQARHRQIGDVRGSGFMLAIELIKDDDARTPDADLNQRLIDEARAGGLLVIKCGVYRNVLRFLAPLVTTEDQIDEALQILEAALARVLN, encoded by the coding sequence ATGAACAGCAAAGTCGACGAAACCCCTCATTTGCTCCGTCAGCGCGATCAATTCGTGCCACGTGGCCTGGTTACCGCTCACCCGTTGGTGATCGATCGCGCCCAAGGTGCCGAGTTGTGGGACGTGGACGGCAAGCGCTACCTGGATTTTGTCGGCGGCATTGGCGTGCTGAACATCGGTCATAACCACCCCAAGGTGGTCGCCGCGGTGCAGGCCCAGTTGCAAAAGGTCTCCCACGCATGTTTTCAGGTGGTGGCCTATAAGCCTTATCTCGATCTGGCCCAGCGCCTGTGCGAAATGATCGGCGGCAACGAAGCCTATAAAGCGGCGTTCTTTACCTCTGGCGCCGAGGCCGTGGAAAACGCGGTGAAGATCGCCCGCGCTCACACCAATCGCTCAGCGGTGATTGCGTTTCGTGGCGGGTTTCACGGTCGCACCTTGCTCGGCACCACGCTGACCGGCATGAGCCAGCCGTACAAGCAGAACTTCGGGCCGTTCGCGCCGGAGGTGTTCCATACGCCGTATCCGAACGCCTATCGCGGCGTCAGCAGCGAGATGGCGCTCAAGGCACTGGACGAGTTGCTGGCCACCCAGGTTGCCCCTGAGCGGGTTGCGGCAATCATCATTGAACCGGTCCAGGGCGACGGTGGTTTCCTCTCGGCACCGGTGGAGTTCCTCCAGGCGTTGCGCGCCCTCACTGAAAAACACGGGATTGTGCTGATTCTCGATGAAATCCAGACCGGTTTTGGCCGTACCGGCAAGTGGTTCGGTTTCCAGCACGCCGGCATCCAGCCGGACCTGGTGACTGTCGCCAAAAGTCTTGCCGGTGGTCTACCGTTGTCCGGTGTGGTTGGCAAGGCCGGGATCATGGACGCGCCATTGCCTGGTGGCCTGGGTGGTACTTACGGCGGTAACGCGCTGTCATGCGCCGCAGCGCTGGCGGTAATTGAAGCCTACGAGCAAGAACAGCTGCTGGCGCGTGGCGATGCCCTGGGCGAGCGTTTGCGTCAGGGGTTGCTGCGCTTGCAGGCCCGTCACCGGCAAATCGGCGACGTGCGCGGCAGCGGGTTCATGCTGGCGATCGAACTGATCAAGGATGACGACGCGCGTACCCCGGATGCGGACCTGAATCAGCGGCTGATCGACGAAGCCCGAGCGGGGGGGCTGCTGGTGATCAAATGCGGCGTTTACCGCAACGTGCTGCGCTTCCTTGCGCCGCTGGTGACAACAGAAGATCAGATCGACGAAGCGCTGCAGATTCTTGAAGCAGCATTGGCACGCGTCTTGAACTGA